A genomic window from Motacilla alba alba isolate MOTALB_02 chromosome 6, Motacilla_alba_V1.0_pri, whole genome shotgun sequence includes:
- the HABP2 gene encoding hyaluronan-binding protein 2 isoform X6: MFGHQADDYENYYYTEATQDTNLQQELSEEYSWMETSLDSCSSNPCKNGGTCEAKGSDFSCHCPEPYGGTTCEKVEDMCLEKNCHFGDCLILLTPPYFKCSCKPPYKRPSCQRASKQCSPNPCKNGGTCIRNRYRSKFTCKCPKPFRGRFCEIGPYDCYEEDSSTYRGRVNQAENGRTCLHWNSHHLLEHPFNAFMEGADSYGIGEHNFCRNPDDDEKPWCYIRKNNEVDWEYCDVSPCSAEEPTEPPTEPPEIFQTCGQPEVRRTLKKIYGGSKATPGKHPWMASLQRQTPDGNIHFCGGVLIKSCWVLTAAHCLEDVKTKIQVALGKQNLKKKEDHEQIFDAVQIILHGNYREETGYALYNDIALVKLQPVDGYCAVETKYVKIACLPDFFLPPGTSCFISGWGDTETGDPSYELLDANVKLISQRKCNEPKLHNAKLDDSMFCAGKLRKPRFDSCQGDSGGPLTCAENGSYYVYGLVSWGEGCGLKNKPGVYTQVTKFASWINTAIQSSSRSRH, encoded by the exons ATCAGGCTGATGACTATGAGAACTACTACTATACAGAAGCAACGCAGGACACCAAcctccagcaggagctctcGGAGGAATATAGCTGGATGGAAACATCTTTAG ACTCATGCTCCTCCAACCCCTGCAAGAATGGTGGTACATGTGAAGCCAAAGGAAGTGACTTCAGCTGTCACTGCCCCGAGCCATACGGTGGGACTACATGTGAAAAAG TGGAGGACATGTGTCTGGAGAAGAACTGCCACTTTGGTGACTGCCTGATTTTATTAACCCCACCCTATTTTAAGTGCAGCTGCAAGCCTCCCTACAAGAGACCCTCCTGCCAGCGTG CATCCAAACAGTGCAGCCCAAACCCTTGCAAAAATGGAGGCACCTGCATACGGAACAGATACAGATCAAAATTCACCTGCAAGTGCCCTAAACCTTTCAGAGGGAGATTCTGCGAGATCG GACCATATGATTGTTATGAAGAGGATTCCTCTACTTATAGAGGTAGAGTGAACCAAGCAGAAAACGGCAGGACCTGCCTGCACTGGAATTCCCACCATCTCTTGGAACATCCTTTTAATGCCTTTATGGAGGGTGCTGACTCATATGGCATTGGTGAACACAACTTCTGCAG GAATCCTGATGACGATGAAAAACCCTGGTGCTacatcaggaaaaataatgaagtggATTGGGAATATTGTGATGTTTCACCCTGCTCAG CTGAAGAACCGACAGAACCCCCTACAGAACCCCCTGAAATATTCCAAACATGTGGACAACCAGAAGTTCGTAGGACACTCAAGAAGATCTATGGTGGATCCAAGGCTACACCTGGAAAACATCCCTGGATGGCATCTCTGCAGAGACAAACTCCAGATGGGAATATACATTTCTGTGGTGGAGTGCTAATTAAATCATGCTGGGTTCTTACTGCTGCACACTGCCTTGA agatgTAAAAACAAAGATCCAAGTAGCCCTTGGCAAGCAAAACCTCAAGAAGAAAGAGGATCATGAGCAAATATTTGATGCAGTGCAAATAATTTTACATGGCAACTACAGAGAAGAGACAGGTTATGCCCTATACAATGATATAG CACTGGTTAAACTGCAGCCTGTTGATGGTTACTGTGCAGTGGAAACAAAGTATGTGAAAATAGCATGTCTCCCagacttcttccttcctcctgggACTTCCTGCTTCATTTCTGGATGGGGCGACACAGAGACAG GTGACCCATCCTATGAGCTGTTAGATGCCAACGTCAAGCTGATTTCGCAGAGGAAATGCAATGAACCCAAACTACATAACGCCAAACTGGATGATAGCATGTTTTGTGCAGGGAAACTTCGGAAACCCAGATTCGATTCCTGTCAg gGAGACTCTGGAGGCCCACTTACTTGTGCAGAAAATGGCTCCTACTACGTATATGGCCTTGTGAGCTGGGGTGAAGGATGTGGGTTAAAAAACAAGCCAGGAGTTTATACCCAGGTGACAAAATTCGCCAGTTGGATTAACACTGCAATTCAGTCTTCATCAAGATCACGTCATTAG
- the HABP2 gene encoding hyaluronan-binding protein 2 isoform X3: MQSIISSRQSIIHGAIGPALGESFLRCLYQADDYENYYYTEATQDTNLQQELSEEYSWMETSLGDIFYTEDSCSSNPCKNGGTCEAKGSDFSCHCPEPYGGTTCEKVEDMCLEKNCHFGDCLILLTPPYFKCSCKPPYKRPSCQRASKQCSPNPCKNGGTCIRNRYRSKFTCKCPKPFRGRFCEIGPYDCYEEDSSTYRGRVNQAENGRTCLHWNSHHLLEHPFNAFMEGADSYGIGEHNFCRNPDDDEKPWCYIRKNNEVDWEYCDVSPCSAEEPTEPPTEPPEIFQTCGQPEVRRTLKKIYGGSKATPGKHPWMASLQRQTPDGNIHFCGGVLIKSCWVLTAAHCLEDVKTKIQVALGKQNLKKKEDHEQIFDAVQIILHGNYREETGYALYNDIALVKLQPVDGYCAVETKYVKIACLPDFFLPPGTSCFISGWGDTETGDPSYELLDANVKLISQRKCNEPKLHNAKLDDSMFCAGKLRKPRFDSCQGDSGGPLTCAENGSYYVYGLVSWGEGCGLKNKPGVYTQVTKFASWINTAIQSSSRSRH; the protein is encoded by the exons ATGCAGTCGATAATCAGTTCAAGGCAGAGCATTATCCATGGGGCCATCGGTCCGGCCCTAGGGGAGAGCTTTTTAAGATGTCTCT ATCAGGCTGATGACTATGAGAACTACTACTATACAGAAGCAACGCAGGACACCAAcctccagcaggagctctcGGAGGAATATAGCTGGATGGAAACATCTTTAGGTGATATCTTTTACACGGAAG ACTCATGCTCCTCCAACCCCTGCAAGAATGGTGGTACATGTGAAGCCAAAGGAAGTGACTTCAGCTGTCACTGCCCCGAGCCATACGGTGGGACTACATGTGAAAAAG TGGAGGACATGTGTCTGGAGAAGAACTGCCACTTTGGTGACTGCCTGATTTTATTAACCCCACCCTATTTTAAGTGCAGCTGCAAGCCTCCCTACAAGAGACCCTCCTGCCAGCGTG CATCCAAACAGTGCAGCCCAAACCCTTGCAAAAATGGAGGCACCTGCATACGGAACAGATACAGATCAAAATTCACCTGCAAGTGCCCTAAACCTTTCAGAGGGAGATTCTGCGAGATCG GACCATATGATTGTTATGAAGAGGATTCCTCTACTTATAGAGGTAGAGTGAACCAAGCAGAAAACGGCAGGACCTGCCTGCACTGGAATTCCCACCATCTCTTGGAACATCCTTTTAATGCCTTTATGGAGGGTGCTGACTCATATGGCATTGGTGAACACAACTTCTGCAG GAATCCTGATGACGATGAAAAACCCTGGTGCTacatcaggaaaaataatgaagtggATTGGGAATATTGTGATGTTTCACCCTGCTCAG CTGAAGAACCGACAGAACCCCCTACAGAACCCCCTGAAATATTCCAAACATGTGGACAACCAGAAGTTCGTAGGACACTCAAGAAGATCTATGGTGGATCCAAGGCTACACCTGGAAAACATCCCTGGATGGCATCTCTGCAGAGACAAACTCCAGATGGGAATATACATTTCTGTGGTGGAGTGCTAATTAAATCATGCTGGGTTCTTACTGCTGCACACTGCCTTGA agatgTAAAAACAAAGATCCAAGTAGCCCTTGGCAAGCAAAACCTCAAGAAGAAAGAGGATCATGAGCAAATATTTGATGCAGTGCAAATAATTTTACATGGCAACTACAGAGAAGAGACAGGTTATGCCCTATACAATGATATAG CACTGGTTAAACTGCAGCCTGTTGATGGTTACTGTGCAGTGGAAACAAAGTATGTGAAAATAGCATGTCTCCCagacttcttccttcctcctgggACTTCCTGCTTCATTTCTGGATGGGGCGACACAGAGACAG GTGACCCATCCTATGAGCTGTTAGATGCCAACGTCAAGCTGATTTCGCAGAGGAAATGCAATGAACCCAAACTACATAACGCCAAACTGGATGATAGCATGTTTTGTGCAGGGAAACTTCGGAAACCCAGATTCGATTCCTGTCAg gGAGACTCTGGAGGCCCACTTACTTGTGCAGAAAATGGCTCCTACTACGTATATGGCCTTGTGAGCTGGGGTGAAGGATGTGGGTTAAAAAACAAGCCAGGAGTTTATACCCAGGTGACAAAATTCGCCAGTTGGATTAACACTGCAATTCAGTCTTCATCAAGATCACGTCATTAG
- the HABP2 gene encoding hyaluronan-binding protein 2 isoform X4: MQSIISSRQSIIHGAIGPALGESFLRCLYQADDYENYYYTEATQDTNLQQELSEEYSWMETSLDSCSSNPCKNGGTCEAKGSDFSCHCPEPYGGTTCEKVEDMCLEKNCHFGDCLILLTPPYFKCSCKPPYKRPSCQRASKQCSPNPCKNGGTCIRNRYRSKFTCKCPKPFRGRFCEIGPYDCYEEDSSTYRGRVNQAENGRTCLHWNSHHLLEHPFNAFMEGADSYGIGEHNFCRNPDDDEKPWCYIRKNNEVDWEYCDVSPCSAEEPTEPPTEPPEIFQTCGQPEVRRTLKKIYGGSKATPGKHPWMASLQRQTPDGNIHFCGGVLIKSCWVLTAAHCLEDVKTKIQVALGKQNLKKKEDHEQIFDAVQIILHGNYREETGYALYNDIALVKLQPVDGYCAVETKYVKIACLPDFFLPPGTSCFISGWGDTETGDPSYELLDANVKLISQRKCNEPKLHNAKLDDSMFCAGKLRKPRFDSCQGDSGGPLTCAENGSYYVYGLVSWGEGCGLKNKPGVYTQVTKFASWINTAIQSSSRSRH; the protein is encoded by the exons ATGCAGTCGATAATCAGTTCAAGGCAGAGCATTATCCATGGGGCCATCGGTCCGGCCCTAGGGGAGAGCTTTTTAAGATGTCTCT ATCAGGCTGATGACTATGAGAACTACTACTATACAGAAGCAACGCAGGACACCAAcctccagcaggagctctcGGAGGAATATAGCTGGATGGAAACATCTTTAG ACTCATGCTCCTCCAACCCCTGCAAGAATGGTGGTACATGTGAAGCCAAAGGAAGTGACTTCAGCTGTCACTGCCCCGAGCCATACGGTGGGACTACATGTGAAAAAG TGGAGGACATGTGTCTGGAGAAGAACTGCCACTTTGGTGACTGCCTGATTTTATTAACCCCACCCTATTTTAAGTGCAGCTGCAAGCCTCCCTACAAGAGACCCTCCTGCCAGCGTG CATCCAAACAGTGCAGCCCAAACCCTTGCAAAAATGGAGGCACCTGCATACGGAACAGATACAGATCAAAATTCACCTGCAAGTGCCCTAAACCTTTCAGAGGGAGATTCTGCGAGATCG GACCATATGATTGTTATGAAGAGGATTCCTCTACTTATAGAGGTAGAGTGAACCAAGCAGAAAACGGCAGGACCTGCCTGCACTGGAATTCCCACCATCTCTTGGAACATCCTTTTAATGCCTTTATGGAGGGTGCTGACTCATATGGCATTGGTGAACACAACTTCTGCAG GAATCCTGATGACGATGAAAAACCCTGGTGCTacatcaggaaaaataatgaagtggATTGGGAATATTGTGATGTTTCACCCTGCTCAG CTGAAGAACCGACAGAACCCCCTACAGAACCCCCTGAAATATTCCAAACATGTGGACAACCAGAAGTTCGTAGGACACTCAAGAAGATCTATGGTGGATCCAAGGCTACACCTGGAAAACATCCCTGGATGGCATCTCTGCAGAGACAAACTCCAGATGGGAATATACATTTCTGTGGTGGAGTGCTAATTAAATCATGCTGGGTTCTTACTGCTGCACACTGCCTTGA agatgTAAAAACAAAGATCCAAGTAGCCCTTGGCAAGCAAAACCTCAAGAAGAAAGAGGATCATGAGCAAATATTTGATGCAGTGCAAATAATTTTACATGGCAACTACAGAGAAGAGACAGGTTATGCCCTATACAATGATATAG CACTGGTTAAACTGCAGCCTGTTGATGGTTACTGTGCAGTGGAAACAAAGTATGTGAAAATAGCATGTCTCCCagacttcttccttcctcctgggACTTCCTGCTTCATTTCTGGATGGGGCGACACAGAGACAG GTGACCCATCCTATGAGCTGTTAGATGCCAACGTCAAGCTGATTTCGCAGAGGAAATGCAATGAACCCAAACTACATAACGCCAAACTGGATGATAGCATGTTTTGTGCAGGGAAACTTCGGAAACCCAGATTCGATTCCTGTCAg gGAGACTCTGGAGGCCCACTTACTTGTGCAGAAAATGGCTCCTACTACGTATATGGCCTTGTGAGCTGGGGTGAAGGATGTGGGTTAAAAAACAAGCCAGGAGTTTATACCCAGGTGACAAAATTCGCCAGTTGGATTAACACTGCAATTCAGTCTTCATCAAGATCACGTCATTAG
- the HABP2 gene encoding hyaluronan-binding protein 2 isoform X2, translating into MVNSALTLQVLPLVILLRTTCLGASHFSFWANMMKDQADDYENYYYTEATQDTNLQQELSEEYSWMETSLDSCSSNPCKNGGTCEAKGSDFSCHCPEPYGGTTCEKVEDMCLEKNCHFGDCLILLTPPYFKCSCKPPYKRPSCQRASKQCSPNPCKNGGTCIRNRYRSKFTCKCPKPFRGRFCEIGPYDCYEEDSSTYRGRVNQAENGRTCLHWNSHHLLEHPFNAFMEGADSYGIGEHNFCRNPDDDEKPWCYIRKNNEVDWEYCDVSPCSAEEPTEPPTEPPEIFQTCGQPEVRRTLKKIYGGSKATPGKHPWMASLQRQTPDGNIHFCGGVLIKSCWVLTAAHCLEDVKTKIQVALGKQNLKKKEDHEQIFDAVQIILHGNYREETGYALYNDIALVKLQPVDGYCAVETKYVKIACLPDFFLPPGTSCFISGWGDTETGDPSYELLDANVKLISQRKCNEPKLHNAKLDDSMFCAGKLRKPRFDSCQGDSGGPLTCAENGSYYVYGLVSWGEGCGLKNKPGVYTQVTKFASWINTAIQSSSRSRH; encoded by the exons gcttcccatttttccttctgggcCAACATGATGAAAG ATCAGGCTGATGACTATGAGAACTACTACTATACAGAAGCAACGCAGGACACCAAcctccagcaggagctctcGGAGGAATATAGCTGGATGGAAACATCTTTAG ACTCATGCTCCTCCAACCCCTGCAAGAATGGTGGTACATGTGAAGCCAAAGGAAGTGACTTCAGCTGTCACTGCCCCGAGCCATACGGTGGGACTACATGTGAAAAAG TGGAGGACATGTGTCTGGAGAAGAACTGCCACTTTGGTGACTGCCTGATTTTATTAACCCCACCCTATTTTAAGTGCAGCTGCAAGCCTCCCTACAAGAGACCCTCCTGCCAGCGTG CATCCAAACAGTGCAGCCCAAACCCTTGCAAAAATGGAGGCACCTGCATACGGAACAGATACAGATCAAAATTCACCTGCAAGTGCCCTAAACCTTTCAGAGGGAGATTCTGCGAGATCG GACCATATGATTGTTATGAAGAGGATTCCTCTACTTATAGAGGTAGAGTGAACCAAGCAGAAAACGGCAGGACCTGCCTGCACTGGAATTCCCACCATCTCTTGGAACATCCTTTTAATGCCTTTATGGAGGGTGCTGACTCATATGGCATTGGTGAACACAACTTCTGCAG GAATCCTGATGACGATGAAAAACCCTGGTGCTacatcaggaaaaataatgaagtggATTGGGAATATTGTGATGTTTCACCCTGCTCAG CTGAAGAACCGACAGAACCCCCTACAGAACCCCCTGAAATATTCCAAACATGTGGACAACCAGAAGTTCGTAGGACACTCAAGAAGATCTATGGTGGATCCAAGGCTACACCTGGAAAACATCCCTGGATGGCATCTCTGCAGAGACAAACTCCAGATGGGAATATACATTTCTGTGGTGGAGTGCTAATTAAATCATGCTGGGTTCTTACTGCTGCACACTGCCTTGA agatgTAAAAACAAAGATCCAAGTAGCCCTTGGCAAGCAAAACCTCAAGAAGAAAGAGGATCATGAGCAAATATTTGATGCAGTGCAAATAATTTTACATGGCAACTACAGAGAAGAGACAGGTTATGCCCTATACAATGATATAG CACTGGTTAAACTGCAGCCTGTTGATGGTTACTGTGCAGTGGAAACAAAGTATGTGAAAATAGCATGTCTCCCagacttcttccttcctcctgggACTTCCTGCTTCATTTCTGGATGGGGCGACACAGAGACAG GTGACCCATCCTATGAGCTGTTAGATGCCAACGTCAAGCTGATTTCGCAGAGGAAATGCAATGAACCCAAACTACATAACGCCAAACTGGATGATAGCATGTTTTGTGCAGGGAAACTTCGGAAACCCAGATTCGATTCCTGTCAg gGAGACTCTGGAGGCCCACTTACTTGTGCAGAAAATGGCTCCTACTACGTATATGGCCTTGTGAGCTGGGGTGAAGGATGTGGGTTAAAAAACAAGCCAGGAGTTTATACCCAGGTGACAAAATTCGCCAGTTGGATTAACACTGCAATTCAGTCTTCATCAAGATCACGTCATTAG
- the HABP2 gene encoding hyaluronan-binding protein 2 isoform X1: protein MVNSALTLQVLPLVILLRTTCLGASHFSFWANMMKDQADDYENYYYTEATQDTNLQQELSEEYSWMETSLGDIFYTEDSCSSNPCKNGGTCEAKGSDFSCHCPEPYGGTTCEKVEDMCLEKNCHFGDCLILLTPPYFKCSCKPPYKRPSCQRASKQCSPNPCKNGGTCIRNRYRSKFTCKCPKPFRGRFCEIGPYDCYEEDSSTYRGRVNQAENGRTCLHWNSHHLLEHPFNAFMEGADSYGIGEHNFCRNPDDDEKPWCYIRKNNEVDWEYCDVSPCSAEEPTEPPTEPPEIFQTCGQPEVRRTLKKIYGGSKATPGKHPWMASLQRQTPDGNIHFCGGVLIKSCWVLTAAHCLEDVKTKIQVALGKQNLKKKEDHEQIFDAVQIILHGNYREETGYALYNDIALVKLQPVDGYCAVETKYVKIACLPDFFLPPGTSCFISGWGDTETGDPSYELLDANVKLISQRKCNEPKLHNAKLDDSMFCAGKLRKPRFDSCQGDSGGPLTCAENGSYYVYGLVSWGEGCGLKNKPGVYTQVTKFASWINTAIQSSSRSRH from the exons gcttcccatttttccttctgggcCAACATGATGAAAG ATCAGGCTGATGACTATGAGAACTACTACTATACAGAAGCAACGCAGGACACCAAcctccagcaggagctctcGGAGGAATATAGCTGGATGGAAACATCTTTAGGTGATATCTTTTACACGGAAG ACTCATGCTCCTCCAACCCCTGCAAGAATGGTGGTACATGTGAAGCCAAAGGAAGTGACTTCAGCTGTCACTGCCCCGAGCCATACGGTGGGACTACATGTGAAAAAG TGGAGGACATGTGTCTGGAGAAGAACTGCCACTTTGGTGACTGCCTGATTTTATTAACCCCACCCTATTTTAAGTGCAGCTGCAAGCCTCCCTACAAGAGACCCTCCTGCCAGCGTG CATCCAAACAGTGCAGCCCAAACCCTTGCAAAAATGGAGGCACCTGCATACGGAACAGATACAGATCAAAATTCACCTGCAAGTGCCCTAAACCTTTCAGAGGGAGATTCTGCGAGATCG GACCATATGATTGTTATGAAGAGGATTCCTCTACTTATAGAGGTAGAGTGAACCAAGCAGAAAACGGCAGGACCTGCCTGCACTGGAATTCCCACCATCTCTTGGAACATCCTTTTAATGCCTTTATGGAGGGTGCTGACTCATATGGCATTGGTGAACACAACTTCTGCAG GAATCCTGATGACGATGAAAAACCCTGGTGCTacatcaggaaaaataatgaagtggATTGGGAATATTGTGATGTTTCACCCTGCTCAG CTGAAGAACCGACAGAACCCCCTACAGAACCCCCTGAAATATTCCAAACATGTGGACAACCAGAAGTTCGTAGGACACTCAAGAAGATCTATGGTGGATCCAAGGCTACACCTGGAAAACATCCCTGGATGGCATCTCTGCAGAGACAAACTCCAGATGGGAATATACATTTCTGTGGTGGAGTGCTAATTAAATCATGCTGGGTTCTTACTGCTGCACACTGCCTTGA agatgTAAAAACAAAGATCCAAGTAGCCCTTGGCAAGCAAAACCTCAAGAAGAAAGAGGATCATGAGCAAATATTTGATGCAGTGCAAATAATTTTACATGGCAACTACAGAGAAGAGACAGGTTATGCCCTATACAATGATATAG CACTGGTTAAACTGCAGCCTGTTGATGGTTACTGTGCAGTGGAAACAAAGTATGTGAAAATAGCATGTCTCCCagacttcttccttcctcctgggACTTCCTGCTTCATTTCTGGATGGGGCGACACAGAGACAG GTGACCCATCCTATGAGCTGTTAGATGCCAACGTCAAGCTGATTTCGCAGAGGAAATGCAATGAACCCAAACTACATAACGCCAAACTGGATGATAGCATGTTTTGTGCAGGGAAACTTCGGAAACCCAGATTCGATTCCTGTCAg gGAGACTCTGGAGGCCCACTTACTTGTGCAGAAAATGGCTCCTACTACGTATATGGCCTTGTGAGCTGGGGTGAAGGATGTGGGTTAAAAAACAAGCCAGGAGTTTATACCCAGGTGACAAAATTCGCCAGTTGGATTAACACTGCAATTCAGTCTTCATCAAGATCACGTCATTAG
- the HABP2 gene encoding hyaluronan-binding protein 2 isoform X5 has product MFGHQADDYENYYYTEATQDTNLQQELSEEYSWMETSLGDIFYTEDSCSSNPCKNGGTCEAKGSDFSCHCPEPYGGTTCEKVEDMCLEKNCHFGDCLILLTPPYFKCSCKPPYKRPSCQRASKQCSPNPCKNGGTCIRNRYRSKFTCKCPKPFRGRFCEIGPYDCYEEDSSTYRGRVNQAENGRTCLHWNSHHLLEHPFNAFMEGADSYGIGEHNFCRNPDDDEKPWCYIRKNNEVDWEYCDVSPCSAEEPTEPPTEPPEIFQTCGQPEVRRTLKKIYGGSKATPGKHPWMASLQRQTPDGNIHFCGGVLIKSCWVLTAAHCLEDVKTKIQVALGKQNLKKKEDHEQIFDAVQIILHGNYREETGYALYNDIALVKLQPVDGYCAVETKYVKIACLPDFFLPPGTSCFISGWGDTETGDPSYELLDANVKLISQRKCNEPKLHNAKLDDSMFCAGKLRKPRFDSCQGDSGGPLTCAENGSYYVYGLVSWGEGCGLKNKPGVYTQVTKFASWINTAIQSSSRSRH; this is encoded by the exons ATCAGGCTGATGACTATGAGAACTACTACTATACAGAAGCAACGCAGGACACCAAcctccagcaggagctctcGGAGGAATATAGCTGGATGGAAACATCTTTAGGTGATATCTTTTACACGGAAG ACTCATGCTCCTCCAACCCCTGCAAGAATGGTGGTACATGTGAAGCCAAAGGAAGTGACTTCAGCTGTCACTGCCCCGAGCCATACGGTGGGACTACATGTGAAAAAG TGGAGGACATGTGTCTGGAGAAGAACTGCCACTTTGGTGACTGCCTGATTTTATTAACCCCACCCTATTTTAAGTGCAGCTGCAAGCCTCCCTACAAGAGACCCTCCTGCCAGCGTG CATCCAAACAGTGCAGCCCAAACCCTTGCAAAAATGGAGGCACCTGCATACGGAACAGATACAGATCAAAATTCACCTGCAAGTGCCCTAAACCTTTCAGAGGGAGATTCTGCGAGATCG GACCATATGATTGTTATGAAGAGGATTCCTCTACTTATAGAGGTAGAGTGAACCAAGCAGAAAACGGCAGGACCTGCCTGCACTGGAATTCCCACCATCTCTTGGAACATCCTTTTAATGCCTTTATGGAGGGTGCTGACTCATATGGCATTGGTGAACACAACTTCTGCAG GAATCCTGATGACGATGAAAAACCCTGGTGCTacatcaggaaaaataatgaagtggATTGGGAATATTGTGATGTTTCACCCTGCTCAG CTGAAGAACCGACAGAACCCCCTACAGAACCCCCTGAAATATTCCAAACATGTGGACAACCAGAAGTTCGTAGGACACTCAAGAAGATCTATGGTGGATCCAAGGCTACACCTGGAAAACATCCCTGGATGGCATCTCTGCAGAGACAAACTCCAGATGGGAATATACATTTCTGTGGTGGAGTGCTAATTAAATCATGCTGGGTTCTTACTGCTGCACACTGCCTTGA agatgTAAAAACAAAGATCCAAGTAGCCCTTGGCAAGCAAAACCTCAAGAAGAAAGAGGATCATGAGCAAATATTTGATGCAGTGCAAATAATTTTACATGGCAACTACAGAGAAGAGACAGGTTATGCCCTATACAATGATATAG CACTGGTTAAACTGCAGCCTGTTGATGGTTACTGTGCAGTGGAAACAAAGTATGTGAAAATAGCATGTCTCCCagacttcttccttcctcctgggACTTCCTGCTTCATTTCTGGATGGGGCGACACAGAGACAG GTGACCCATCCTATGAGCTGTTAGATGCCAACGTCAAGCTGATTTCGCAGAGGAAATGCAATGAACCCAAACTACATAACGCCAAACTGGATGATAGCATGTTTTGTGCAGGGAAACTTCGGAAACCCAGATTCGATTCCTGTCAg gGAGACTCTGGAGGCCCACTTACTTGTGCAGAAAATGGCTCCTACTACGTATATGGCCTTGTGAGCTGGGGTGAAGGATGTGGGTTAAAAAACAAGCCAGGAGTTTATACCCAGGTGACAAAATTCGCCAGTTGGATTAACACTGCAATTCAGTCTTCATCAAGATCACGTCATTAG